From the genome of Apis cerana isolate GH-2021 linkage group LG15, AcerK_1.0, whole genome shotgun sequence:
ttagagattcatataataatttatctgtaCTCCAtcgttttccattttccataGATAATTGTACTTTCATGAAACCTAaatcaatagaatatttaaatattaaatatcaaaaaatgaaaaattatatttttttcatattttttatataattaccattttttaaattattattaatattgccaATATCTTGCTGTAATTCTTGCaatccttttaaaattatatcagcaAGACCAGTATTCCATTCTAAATCACTTATATGCATTGAACCACCTTTCTTTTTGATAggttcttaaaatattttcagaataatatgtaataataatgatagatataaaataacaaaaaagtgaaaattaccAATAAAATCTGGAATCCAATCATTATAATCTAAAGGATGTCCTCGTACATAGAGCATGTAATTTAATCTACTAGTTCCACCAAGAAGTTTACCAATTGGCCATTTACTttgctatataaataaattcttaattatattcttatttcatgacatatattattattttatattaattattatacattattatttaaacccTTGCAAGCATTTTGTTGAGGTATAGTGATATATTGCCAATCATATGgactattttgaattaaaggaGCTAAAAGTGGAATATCTAAAAAAGGTGGTGCAATTCCTCCAGCttcaagtaataatattttatatccatGTTCGGCTAGTCTTGTAGTTAAAGTTATACCTGCAGTACCAGCTCCaactaaataaaagaatatttttatcttttaatatcttttaatatttcaaacaaatttattgtttatatatgtatataattatattcttaaaatatataaatttattaacgtaTATATGAACGTACCaatgataaaatcatataattggaaatcattaatatcattaaaaaaccaTTGCttacaaatatcaaaaagatatacaaaattaagataattagaaaatataaatacaattaaagtgGTGATTGTAAAGTGTAGAAACATGAACATTGTAATaacctaataaaaattaaggttaagaatagaacaaaaatttttttcgatacgatAATAACTTTTCGatgtataatttcgaaaaaatgaaataaatgaaccATTAcaaaaaaagcataaaaacaactaaaaaattacgaaaatatacataaacatattattgatttatatttatttcgttgttATTGGAATGTAATGTAATCAAACATCGATAAGAATTACAAGAatagatgaaatattatgtatatattattattatacagagatatttagaatatcaattaaatatatttcattatttttctatcgaaaTTACAATCTGTCcatatatctatctatatatttttatattttatatataaactataatttatatataaattttctatattacaaataaattacttttccaaaaatgcatatattttcagatatttttattaaaaatattaataattcgatatacattaataataataaaaaaatataatacatacatttttataattacatacatTTGCATGTATCTGTAAATAActttggaataatattttttatggaattttttttgtaagtcTTTTGTTTTCCTCTCCCATTTTAAGCCATTGTTCTTGtaacttattattttgttcCTTGGTACGATAAtatctaaagaaaaataaaaattattatctaaaattaaagaaaaattgctttttttcCAAGATCTACTTACTGCCGGTATTCTGTACGTGCAATTGTCATTAATACTGTCATTACATTACATGTACCCTCAATATCATATACTGGAATTAAATGGGAAACTTCCAACATATTTTCTGattcttccatttttaaagTTCCATATACTTTAAAAACATCATGTTTTtgcttaaaaaagaatttttttttataatataaaatattgatataattttattatactataaaaataaaaacaaataaaagacaaataatcctaagaaataaaaatcatttacccatattgcataataagcattattcgaatctttaatatatatatcattaacatTTAAGTTCTTGAAACTAATAgaaaattgagatttatttccaGGTGTTAAAGATTGAAGCATAGCATATGCTTCAGTTTTTGGAATAAGTTTTCCTAAAGTTTGTATTGTTTTAACtccatttttttcatgatcttctaaagaaagatatttgaGAATATTCTCCACTAGTATAGGAacatatggaatattattatgaaataaattatttcgtgtggctaaagaaattttccaatctttACATTGATATGATTCATTCATCTTGAAttgttcttctttaaaaataataatacactaAAAATGCTAACTTTtacatttgcataaatttcaccatcaattatttctaaatttaatttttgcattcaaatattattagaaaacataaaaaaatttctgcaattactgatattctaaaataaaatttgaatttaatataattatatgaaaaaacatataaaattgaattaacttaattcaatttatttttgtgttaCAGAAATTTGAGAGTTATTCAAGacacaatacatatataccaTATTTTGCGAGATTATCATCCAAGATATAAGATTGTAATTATACAGTCGAAAAACAAGTATAAGGAAAGCAAATGGAAAAAggacaaagataaaataaaaataatagaatcaaTACTATTTCGAAAAtgctgtaaatatataatgctaTAAACATACAAACAAAATAGACAAGGATGGTAGAAAGTAAATAGtaggaaaaaaacaaaaataagtaaaaattgatctttaatgctatcttttgaatatcaaagatatcttttcaaaaataaacaaaacaaaatagagTAAGAATTAGAAATCAGTGTCATctcgtaaatttattttaaagaaatatctatttaaaagagATGGCGCGAACagttaattcttcttttgtttttatttttttgcaatttgtttatatattatatgtatatttttatatatattttttgtttcatttataatactttttaaatggcattgatttcacaatttttattataactctTATtccctttatttatatttgttctgCAAAATTTATGCACTCAAAAAGcagttttgatatttaattaaaactatataaattgataaactattaattcaaaaaattattaaataatataattaaatatcttctaatagtttttagataaatgatttaatatttataaatttataaaaaaaaaaatacaatacattaatgtatcaaaatacaaagttctacttaagaaaaataatttgtctaTCATATGATTTATGcatctatctataaaaatataaataatatcagaatattatcttaaaatcatTCTAAacttttatctgaaatatatttcgctataaatattaatataaattatgataatttttttaatgccaGATaagacaatttatatatatttgtatatacatttctATATGTACAAGAAATTGTAGAGGGCGTAAGAAACAGTGTTTTTTTCGAAGTCAGTATTTCAGAACATAgaacataaaatttcataaaatgtcATGTCTATTCTGTACCTCATCTGTGCCTATTTGTGCTATTAATTAAtgtcaaagaaattttaacctTCTTCTCATCTtcaagtaattattatatattcaacatGAAAGTgatatagttattataatattcaacttgaaaaaattttatttaaaatttaaaatttcatccaagaagcgaaattttattatttaaaacaatgataaaaaacatttattttatcattttctcttttaaaatttcttagtgcaattcccattttttttatatttattcttaaattttaataaagtattcatttcttttaattgttaatgcaATATATCCACGTGTTTAATAGATTATGTGGAATTCAATGATTAATGAACGTGATGAACCACACATTAGAACTTatgcagaaatattaaaacaaaaacagGATGATGAAGGATACCAAACTACAAGTTCAATACGACaggtatatttttacatatattatatttaataacttaattatctttattaaatatttgactttttatattaaatatttttttttatttttttattaatattttttaaatgttttaattataggatcgtgttgaaaatgatatattgaaattatataaattaaataatgaaccTCTTTTAGCAAGACAAaaacatattcaatttttaaaaaaatctttatttcaacTTAGTGAAGCTTAtcaggtaaaaataaatttttaattatatttattaataatttattgtatttaaaatattataatatagtatatatatattgttttttagtgTTTAGATTCTAGTAGACCATGGTTATGTTATTGGAGTCTACATTCTCTTCAAATTTTAGGAGAACGTTTAGAATATGatgaatattctaaaattattagttttttagcCAAATGTCAATCACCAGAAGGAGGTTTTGGAGGAGGTCCAGGACAGCATCCTCATTTAGCCTCTACATATGCAGCAATAAATGCATTATGCACTATTGGTACACCTCAAGCTTATCAAGTAATtaataggtatatatatatatatacatgaaaaagataaatataatctttaaaattatttttttaaaagatttccatttaaaaatactatttatataatcttgtatatttgattttagaaaAGGACTTAAACAGTTTTTATCATCTTTACATGGAGAAGATGGTTCTTTTAGTTTGCATAAAGATGGAGAAACAGATATAAGAGGAATATATTGTGCTCTTTCTGTAGCAAAACTAACAAATGTATATACtcctgaaatatttaaagaaagtgAAAGTTGGATAGCTAAATGTCAAACATGGGAAGGTGGTTTTGGTGGTTCTCCTGGCATGGAAGCTCATGGAGGATATGGATTTTGTGGATTAGCAGCATTAGTGCTTCTTGGGAAACCTCATTTCTGTtgtttgaaatcatttttggtattcaattattattataataaatattatattaaagaattccactatttatatatatttattttcagagatggatagtaaataaacaaatgcgCTTAGAAGGTGGATTCCAAGGACGCACAGAGAAGTTAGTAGATGGTTGTTATTCATTCTGGCAAGGTGGAGCTTTTCCATTAATTCATACAATTTTAACTATGGAAAACAAAGTGTTCAATTCCGCATATTGGTTGTTTAATCAAGAGGCCttacaagaatatttattaatttgctgTCAACATCCTTATGGTAGTCTTGTGGACAAGCCTGGAAAGTATGAGACCTTGTTATTCatcaatataatgaatatcattataatgttattcattaaaagctattttataaattgttataattatttcagaagTCAAGATGTATATCATACATGTTATGCACTTAGTGGATTATCAATTGCACAAAATTCCCCATGGCCATTGATTATTGGatcatctaatataaatttagtaaaaataattcatcctTTGTACAATTTAGAAGATTCTTGTGCAGTTaatgcattaaaatattttaatacactgCCTATACCTGActgaacatatatttaatgttcaaaatatataaataaaataaaatacttttatttcataGAAAGAAGTTTAAAGACAGATTCTACTTTACTTCACATTAAAATTGACCAACaaagtgtaaatataaaattattaaatgataattaagtaataataattatgaattattgaattaatatttgtttaattataatattaactaatatatatttaaaaaatattgttttttataaatattgttttaattctaACCTAATATGCTTagtacaaatttttcataaaaatagataatactatatgaaatttttaataaataagatataataaaaatttttgtgacacaattataaatataattctttaaatcaaaaattcaatttatatagatataatgattaatatatgtatgtatagtaaatatatatgaacgaTGTGTTCTGAAATGGTGCAATACAAGTGCAAAACGTGTAAGAAATAAGTTATTAAGGAAactattgtaaaatttgaaaacaatagtatatatatttgaatatcataaaaacaaattttgtttgatataaatattttgtaaaagataaattataaagaaaaaattgtatctaaaattattttgacaactattttcaataagaaaagagGTTATGGCAAAACACTtagtacaaataataataatgggaACGCAAGTCGTGTTTAGAGCATTCGCACGAGCATTGCGAGAAGAAATTGCAGCAAGTCAAGCAGCTGCACGTAAAACAGGCGGTGGGACACGAGGTGCTCAACATGCTGCAACAAATTACAAAACTGGTATTTCTTTAGAAGAagcattacaaattttaaatgttgaaCGAGTGGACCAAATAGAAGCCATTGAACGTAACTATAAACATCTCATGGAAGTTAATGACAGATCAAAAGGTggttcattttatattcaatcaaaaattGTACGTGCTAAAGAACGCAttgatgaagaaataaaaaatgtgaaagtTCCTCCTCCAAATAGAAATTCCGAACAAAACGCGTCAAGACaactttaacatatttttatgtagtctaaatttaattgatatatctttGAAGTCTGTATATATGCttgtaatgatattttaattgcaaataaaatataaaaatataaaaaaataaataattaaatcggatattttcacaaaatttaacttataataattagaacttatattttttaattggttaaaatatattgaaataaatggaaGTATTatttacagtttttttttataaattacaagtttttttttttataagttaatgtatttgtatgaatttcaatcaattaggtagaaaatgaaaaacattattatttcttatgtatatctgtatatatctgtacatatctaaatatataaataatatgtatatgcacatgtatataaatatatgcatataaaagatatacagATTTATATAGCAgtcttttaatataagtacTCGCTCATATACGAGTCCTCctatatacacaatatataaaattcagtaTGCCAAACCAGCTACCTTTGCATCTTTTGGCTCAATTCTGTTCTGAGATTGACGAATAGTTAATCTTTCTTGATTATGACGAACAGACCATAAATTTGGTAGATATTTTGGCTTCATTGTCAAAAGAAAGTGTTCTCTCCACATGCGCTCCAATTCTACTAATCCCCCTTCccttttttggaaatattgaaCTAcctgcaaaataaaatattaatatactaaagaaactttacaaatattgattcattatataatttgattcattatttattcatgataCCTTTAAGCCATGAGGTTGGCATTTAAATTGATCATAATTAGgcaatgaaattataacattttttaattctttatttaatgcaTCAAGTAAACTTGGTGTAACTTGTTGTCCATTCGTACATTCAGAAATATAGTGTTCTAAATCTTTGCGTCGTGCATCAGGTAAAGTTGTTCTCTCTTTCAGTGCTTTAACAGCAGaatgtaattttctataattatttacatgttTGTTACGTATATGTGTTAATGGACCAGCTAAAGGAGCATCGCACATATCTGCTAACTTTCTTCTGAGCTGCAGATCATGACAATTACTTATTTCATGACAGGATggacataataataatatatcatgagATTGATGAGCTTTCATTACCactaaaaaattg
Proteins encoded in this window:
- the LOC114577819 gene encoding uncharacterized protein LOC114577819 isoform X1, with the protein product MNESYQCKDWKISLATRNNLFHNNIPYVPILVENILKYLSLEDHEKNGVKTIQTLGKLIPKTEAYAMLQSLTPGNKSQFSISFKNLNVNDIYIKDSNNAYYAIWQKHDVFKVYGTLKMEESENMLEVSHLIPVYDIEGTCNVMTVLMTIARTEYRQYYRTKEQNNKLQEQWLKMGEENKRLTKKIP
- the LOC108001151 gene encoding mitochondrial import inner membrane translocase subunit Tim16; amino-acid sequence: MAKHLVQIIIMGTQVVFRAFARALREEIAASQAAARKTGGGTRGAQHAATNYKTGISLEEALQILNVERVDQIEAIERNYKHLMEVNDRSKGGSFYIQSKIVRAKERIDEEIKNVKVPPPNRNSEQNASRQL
- the LOC114577819 gene encoding uncharacterized protein LOC114577819 isoform X2, giving the protein MNESYQLENILKYLSLEDHEKNGVKTIQTLGKLIPKTEAYAMLQSLTPGNKSQFSISFKNLNVNDIYIKDSNNAYYAIWQKHDVFKVYGTLKMEESENMLEVSHLIPVYDIEGTCNVMTVLMTIARTEYRQYYRTKEQNNKLQEQWLKMGEENKRLTKKIP
- the LOC108000294 gene encoding protein farnesyltransferase subunit beta — translated: MWNSMINERDEPHIRTYAEILKQKQDDEGYQTTTRQKHIQFLKKSLFQLSEAYQCLDSSRPWLCYWSLHSLQILGERLEYDEYSKIISFLAKCQSPEGGFGGGPGQHPHLASTYAAINALCTIGTPQAYQVINRKGLKQFLSSLHGEDGSFSLHKDGETDIRGIYCALSVAKLTNVYTPEIFKESESWIAKCQTWEGGFGGSPGMEAHGGYGFCGLAALVLLGKPHFCCLKSFLKVDSKDAQRS